One Thermodesulfobacteriota bacterium genomic window carries:
- a CDS encoding helix-turn-helix domain-containing protein, whose protein sequence is MEKLILKFYTLTDAARELGRSRQSLHELYMRGRLPYEKIGNKVMITGGTVAFLKRNPEMRIDKKITGGK, encoded by the coding sequence GTGGAAAAACTGATTCTGAAATTTTATACCCTTACGGATGCTGCCAGAGAACTGGGACGTTCCAGGCAAAGTCTGCATGAGCTGTATATGCGGGGTCGTCTGCCTTACGAAAAGATCGGAAACAAAGTGATGATCACCGGAGGCACCGTTGCGTTTTTAAAACGAAACCCCGAAATGCGGATTGATAAAAAAATCACCGGGGGAAAATAA